In the Clostridium gelidum genome, AATTGATACAGGCGATAAATCCTGCACCTTTTCATGCTCTAATACTGGAATTATTGGTTGATTTTATGTTTCATATAATCCAAAAAAAGCCCCGCCACGTAGTCGATAAAAACTACGTAGCGGGGCAAGTTCCCTATCTATTTTTCCCGAACTTTTTGTGGAGTTGGGGAAGTTTTTTATAAGATGGGTAACTTTATCTTAATAATACAATTGATATTATTATTTATTCATTCCTTGTTGAACAGCAACATATGTGATTTTCATATACCATAAAAAAGAACCTAGCAAAGCTTGTACTTTTACCAAGTTCTTTTTACATTCAATTCTTTTAATTAATAATCATCACTATATAAATTCTTTATTTGTTTTATCTTAAATATCCCTCTTTTGTTACTTCTTTATCACACTGTTTTTCTGTTTTGTTGTCTTTAATATTACATATTCCCTTTAATGATGGAACACAAATTACATCGCCTGTTCTATCTTTCCCTATATTATTTTTACAACTTGGACAATCCATAACAATCACTCCTCTTTCTCATTTTATAATCTAATAATAGCATATTATGTAAATAATTTAGCAACTTTCCATAACAGTAATTCAGACAAAATATCCCATGCTTTCTCAATATTATCAATTAATTTTATCATGCAAAAAAGAAAAAATAGGGATAGCAAAACAAAATTTCTTCTGTCTACGCTATCCCTATTATGTACTGGCTTATTTGTGCAATTTAGCCTTATATATTATATCATATTATATATTTTCTGTATAATCTGCATTTAAAAACATATCTACTTCTTTATTTCTACGTCTGTATAATCCTTCAATTCTCTTTCCACCACCATTACTCCATGCAACAAAGTTAGATGTAATAGTATTAATATCTCTAACTCCATTGCATACATTCCTATATAATGTAGAACCCAATAGACCATCTGGACAATCACGTAAATCATCAACATATAAGTTTACAATATCTTTCATAATTCTTTATCTCCTAAGTATCAATTTACAATCATTCACTATTAATTGTAGCATAAATTGATACAGTTATTCCTTATCTGTTTCATATAATTTTTCATTAAACTTCTTAATTCCCAATTTTATTTAGTTTCTACACCCTTTTTTCCTAGGGCGTAGCAAAAATATCGCAAATTCATTGAATAATACGATATTCTAATTTTTTATATTTAATTTTACTTATTGATCCTGCTACATGATAATAGAATATTGTGTCTTAATTCCAATAATTTATTTTATCTAAATTTAAGAATATAGTTATCATCTTGTCCAATAGAACTAACTAATTTAAAATTGCAATTATTTAATACTTTACTAGAACCAATATTTGTTTTCAGAACTTTGGCGACTATACCTTTAGAATCTTGAAATCCATAAGCCCACTTCGCTAGAGTTTCTAAAGCCTCCGTCATAAGTCTTTTCTTTCTATAATTAGATGAAATACTGTATCCAACTTCTGAATATCCATTTTCATCTGGTAATCCTTTAAACCCAATAAAACCTATTCCTTTTTGATTGTCCTTATCAATAATCAACCAGTATGTATACCACTCATGAACATCTTCACTAACCTTTTGCATTTTCTCTATTTTCTTTGATATTGCTAATTTAACAAAATCAAGCATTGCTTCTAATTCAATAAGAATTTCAACAGTATCAATTTCATTGTTATTAATATGTAATAGTTCATTAAAAGATAAAGGTTTTAAAAGTAACCTTTCTGACTCTAATATTCTCTTCTCCAACATTAATACCTCCATTTTGTAATTCTTATGTATTACACAACATCTTACCATTATACATTAATTATAGCATATCTTGTAAATCTATCATTATATAATTTGTCATTTAGTTTCTACTTCATTTTTTCCTAGGGCGTAGCAAAAATACCGCAAATTCATTGAATAATACGATATTCTAATTTTTTATATTTAATTTTACTTATTGATCCTGCTACATGATATAAGAAAGATACGAACTAACCATTTCAAATTGCTTATTACAACTGGATTACAATATTACCACCTATTTGTTTATCTCTAAATGGCGGATTAAATTCTTTAAAAATCAATTCAATTCCTGAAAGATTATCAGGCAATGGTGGTGATACAATAAAATTATAATGAAAATGACCACCACCTCCACATCCCTCTAACATTCGACATTCATATTGTTCGTTTATAA is a window encoding:
- a CDS encoding GNAT family N-acetyltransferase, which produces MLEKRILESERLLLKPLSFNELLHINNNEIDTVEILIELEAMLDFVKLAISKKIEKMQKVSEDVHEWYTYWLIIDKDNQKGIGFIGFKGLPDENGYSEVGYSISSNYRKKRLMTEALETLAKWAYGFQDSKGIVAKVLKTNIGSSKVLNNCNFKLVSSIGQDDNYILKFR